The segment AGAGAAGGTAACATCACGATATTCGACTTTACCATTTACAGATGGAAGAGTGATTGCAATTGGGTTTTCTAATACTGTTGGTTGAATAGCTAACAACTCAAATACTCTGTCAACTGAAGCCTCACCTTGTTTAAATTCGTTATAGTTATTGGTAGTATGTCCGATAGGATCAATTAACAAAGCTGCTGCTGCTAAATAACTAAAAAAAGCTCCTACAGTTAAATTGTTTTGGGAAATTTGCCAAGTTCCTACCATGAGCAAAGATAAAGCACTTAAAGCTTCTAAAAATCCCACAATGGGAATTTGAATTGCTTTTAATTTTTCGGCTGAATATTTAGCTCTCAAACTGCGTTCTGCTTCATGGCTAAATCTAGCAATTTCGTAGTTTTCCGCTGCAAAAGCTTGGATTAAACGAATACCACTGAAAACTTCCGTTAAGATAGCCGATAAATCGGAAATGCGGTTTTGACTTTTGAGGGAATATTTGCGTAAACGTTCCCCAAACCAACCAATTAGAATTCCCATGATTGGCGCTACAATCACTGTAGCCAGGGTGAGTTGCCAATTCAAGTAAATCATGTAAATGGGAATTGCGACCAACTGCAAAACGCAGGGAACAAAATCATGAAAAACCTTATTGACAACTTCCCCAACTCTGTCAACATCTTCGGTGAGACGATAAGATAAATCACCAGCTTTTGCGGTTTCAAAATAGCTGAGATTGAGTTTTTGCAAGTGTGCGTAAACCTGTTGACGAAGATGAAAGGCGACTCTTAAAGCTGCGCGTGCCATGTATAAATCTTGCATGGACTGGAAAAAGCCCCGCACAAGAAATACTAAAGCACAGATTCCCGTTAATTGAGCGATCGCCACCACATTACCCTGTCCAAAGGGAACCGCCAATTTACCCGCCAAATTAATCAGCGTTAAGGTAGCCAGCACATATCCTACAATACCGACAAATCCCTTAGCGATGGTTTCCCACTGGTTGCGGAGATAGGGTACAAGTAACCAATAATTAGAACGTGTTTTCAAGTCGCAACTTCCACAAAAAATATTTTTCCTTTGTTTGACGCTACCAGTTTTTGGTTAAATTTGGTAATTGGTAATGGTTAATGAGTCATCAGGTTATTCACCTCCCTATCTCCCCAGTCCTTACCGTCCTAACCAAGTCTTAATCACATCCAGCAGACTAGAACCACCCCAGGCCAAAGCTAACAAAATAGAAGTAGTTAAAATTCCCCCCATCAAACACAGAACTAAACCGCCTAAACTAATAGCACCATCATCCTCTGACAAGCCAAAGGCAGTAACGAAAATGCCCATTGCTGGTAAAGTATTAGTTCCAGGGATGGGAATCATCATAGAAATTGCCATGAGAGCGATCGCGCTGCCAATGGTGATTCTACCTGGTAATGTGGTACAAATATAGGATAAACGGGGACGAGCGATCGCTTCAATTCTTCGCAACCAAGGCAGTCCAGCTTTCATAAACCCCCGAACTGTGGAGAGTTGAATCTGATGATTCATCATTTTAGGAGGCAACCAAGGAGTTTTTGCACCGGCAACTAACTGTACTGCTAACAGAAAAATCAGCACACCAAAAGGCGTTGAGTAACCAGGTGCCGGCACTGGTAAA is part of the Anabaena sphaerica FACHB-251 genome and harbors:
- a CDS encoding ABC transporter ATP-binding protein — translated: MKTRSNYWLLVPYLRNQWETIAKGFVGIVGYVLATLTLINLAGKLAVPFGQGNVVAIAQLTGICALVFLVRGFFQSMQDLYMARAALRVAFHLRQQVYAHLQKLNLSYFETAKAGDLSYRLTEDVDRVGEVVNKVFHDFVPCVLQLVAIPIYMIYLNWQLTLATVIVAPIMGILIGWFGERLRKYSLKSQNRISDLSAILTEVFSGIRLIQAFAAENYEIARFSHEAERSLRAKYSAEKLKAIQIPIVGFLEALSALSLLMVGTWQISQNNLTVGAFFSYLAAAALLIDPIGHTTNNYNEFKQGEASVDRVFELLAIQPTVLENPIAITLPSVNGKVEYRDVTFSYKPGELVLNNISLLVMPGQAIALVGASGAGKTTFVNLLPRFYDPETGEIFIDDVNIRDVTLNSLRKKIGIVPQETIMFSGTIAQNIAFGQDTFDMNAVEEAAKIANAHQFIMQLPEGYQTWVGERGVNLSGGQRQRIAIARAVLLNPQILILDEATSALDSESEALVQEALERLMVNRTVLIIAHRLSTVRKCDRILVLEKGQIVESGNHEELLALEGRYARFHAQQFS
- a CDS encoding exopolysaccharide biosynthesis protein, yielding MAKLSNELQRYFFEEERQEKVTLADILLLAQERIFGFLLVILSLPSALPVPAPGYSTPFGVLIFLLAVQLVAGAKTPWLPPKMMNHQIQLSTVRGFMKAGLPWLRRIEAIARPRLSYICTTLPGRITIGSAIALMAISMMIPIPGTNTLPAMGIFVTAFGLSEDDGAISLGGLVLCLMGGILTTSILLALAWGGSSLLDVIKTWLGR